ATTAGATTCAACATCTCTCATCTTTTCACTTTACTCCCCAAGTTatactttaattttgttttttatggcagtcagaaaagatttcttttattcaaatattcCTTCATTACTGTGGCCAATCACTAATCCATTACAGTTAACATACTCTTAGAACAGCTAGAGGAAAAGTCAATTAACTCCTTTTGGAATAAATGCTAAATAGAGAAACTTAACTGATCCAGGAGAAAGAAACcactgaaaaatcaaaatatgcaCAAGCTTGAGAAAGACGAGAGGGCAGAAGGAGTAAACTCTGGACAGCGTTGCGTCTGAGTTAGCTACGCAAGTAGCAACTTTATACACAATTACGTAAATCAAATGTCAGATTTAAGGAAAGTGCATATTATGCTcagtaggggaaaaaaatctagaatatgaaaataagaaCCGCTAGCAATCCACCTCCCAAAGATGACATTTTGGCGACCCTAGTGGTGTCAGTATTCAGTCTCAGTAACCCGGAGCAGGCATCAGGAGAAAGGTTAAGGGCGCTTGTGCACACCAGCCACGGGGAACTGCAGGACTTGTCACCATCTTGGCTTTGGGCTTGTCCTAAGTCTCAGTAGCTCAGAAACCTGGCTGAACTCTGGCCTCCCTGCTCCCGCCATCTCCAGCGTACCTGGcattacagaagtgcaccacaACGCCGGGCCCTGGGAAacagcattaaaaagaaaagaaaaagaaaaaagatccccAGTGATTGTAAAGCGCAGCCAAGGGCGAACGCAAAACTCGCTTGGATCTGCTTGGGCTAACGGCATTCGGCTCCCCTCGGCCTCCTCCGCCCGCACCGCCGCAGCGAGTACCCGGATGGGCCTGGCCGGCCCGCGCCGACCGGGGAGCCTCACCTGAGCGGCTTCTTGGAGAGTGGGCACACCAGGAACTCCAGCAGCGCAGGGTCGAAGGCGCGGGGCGGCTCCTCCGCCTTCTCGCCCGGATCCGCCGAGGGTCGCGACCCGGCTGTGTGCAGACACCTGCCGGCGACCACGGCCGGCGACGCGCTGGCCCTCCACAACACAGAGGCCAGCCGGGAGCACGCACGGCTCAGCATGGTCCGTCCTCCGCCGCCGCGGCCGCACAACCCTCGTCCGCGGCTGTCTCCTCACGCTCCGCCCCCTAGGCCCCGCCCCCTGGTGTTCTGGGAACCGCGATCCCGGAGCAGCCGGAGCTGGCGCTTAGGTTCCGAGGGTTCTCTAGACCCTATTGTTTTTCCCATGGGCCTCCGCGGCGGGGTCTGGGAGCAGGCGTTGCTGCGTCACGTTTTCAAAACTACAAACGCCAGCAGGGCCCATTCGGTGGCCGGCTTTTCTCCTGGGTCCGAGGCGCAGCGGGTGCCGGGAAGCCCGTAGCGGGACCTGACCCAGCGTTGGGCTTCCGCCCGCGTGCCACCCTTCAGTGAGGGTTCGAGCACCGCCATACTGGGTGGGTGAAAGCGTCAGTTTGTTTACTGTCAACCTCACCAGTGTCGTCATCTTGGTTGGCTCTTTTTGGCTTAGGTCCCTTGCCCTCCGAGGCATCCAAGTTCTTCCTACATGGGAACTTTTAATTGTGGGTGCAGTGGCGTCACAAAGCACAAGAGATGATTGGGTGGCTCAGCGTGGGAAGAACTCAGCAGACAGGTCCCACGCGGAGAGCCATCAAGCCGGTCGCCCCGCCTCCATGGCAGCCACGAGGCTTCGGGTTTTCCCAAACAACCTGGGCTCCTGGCATCcggaggttccaagccagcctggcaaatagtttggaagaccctatctccaaaatacccaacacaaagcagggGTGGTGCAgttgctgaagtggtagagaaccagcctagcaagtgtgaggccccgagttcaaaccccagtgctgccaacacTGGGCCTCTGGGACTCATGGTAAGGGCCCACTTTGCTTGCTGATTGCCATGATGGCACCCACCTTGCAGTTCCCCCCAGTCGTGGGGTTGAGTGAGAGCTCATGGCACAAACGAGTGCTCAACTCATATtacctacttttatttttaatttatgtgttCTTCCCAGTTGAATATACTTTGAAAAGTCTTTGTTACCCGTTTTTCCCTTTGGTGAGCTAAATACTAACTTAAGTCCTTTGtccgtttttgtttgttttggggtttttttggtttttttggactCAGAGTCCTCCCTTGTACTCCAGGTTGCCTTGACTCGAAGTCCTCCTTCCTCAgtgtccccagtgctgggattatagatatgccccaccacaccccacATTGAATCTTTTTGAGATCATTGGGTGTTAAGGTTGGGATTAAAgaatatacaaatacaaataagtttgtatttttcaaatttctactCAGATGTAAACACACatgaattttttacttttttttattcatatgtgcatacaatgtttgggtcacttctcctccgactccctcccttacccctcccccccagccccaccctacccggcagaaactattctgcccttatctctaattttgttgtagagagagtataagcaataatagaaaggaacaagggtttttgctggttgagataaggttagctatacagggagttgactcacattaatttcctatgcatgtgtgttaccttctaggttaattcttcttgaactaaccttttctctagttcctggtccccttctcttattggcctcagttgcttttaaggtatctgctttagtttctctgcattgagggcaacaaatgctatctagttttttaggtgtcttacctgtcctcataccgcccttgtgtgctctcactttatcatgtgatcaaagtccaatccccttttgtgtttgcccttgatctaatgtccacatatgagggagaacataacgatttttggtcttttgggccaggataacctcactcagaatgatgttctccaattccatccatttaccagctaatgataacatttcattcttcttcatggctgcataaaactccattgtgtatagataccacattttcttgatccattcgtcagtagtggggcatcttggctgtttccataacttggctattgtgaatagtgctgcaataaacatgggtgtgcaggtgcctctggagtaacctgtgtcacagtcttttggatatatccccaagagtggtattgctggatcatatgctagATCAATGTTAGCTTtataagtagtctccaaatttttttccagagtggttgtagtagtttgcattcccacctgcagtgtaagagggttcctttttccccacatcctcgccaacacctgttgttagtggtgttgctaatgatggctattctaacagggatgaggtggaatcttagtgtggctttaatttgcatttcctttattgctagagatggtgagcattttttcatgtgttttttggccatttgaatttcttcttttgagaaagttctgtttagttcacttgcccatttctttattggttcattagttttgggagcatttagttttttaagttccctatatattctggttatcaatcctttgtctgatgtgtagctggcaaatatttcctcccactctgtgggtgttctcttcagtttagagaccatttcttttgttgagcagaagctttttagttttatgaggtcccatttatctatgctatctcttagttgctgtgctgctggggttccattgagaaagttcttacctatacctactaattccagagtatttcctactctttcctgtaccaactttagagtttggggtctgatattaaggtccttgatccattttaagttaatattggtatagggtgatatacatggatctagtttcaattttttgcagactgctaaccagttttccaagcagtttttgttgaagaggctgctttttctccattgtatgtttttagtgcctttgtcaaagacaagttggttatagttttgtggcttcatatctgggtcctctattctgttccactggtcttcatgtctgtttttgtgccagtaccatgctgtttttatcattattgctttgtaatatagtatgaagtcaggtatcgtgatacctacagcattgttcttttgactgagtattgccttggctatttgtggcctcttgtgtttccatataaatttcacggtagatttttcaatctctttaatgaatgtcgttggaattttgatgggaattgcattaaacatgtagattactttggggagtatcgacatttttactatgttgattctaccaatccatgagcatgggagatctctccactttctatagtcttcctcaatctctttcttcagaagtttatagttttccttgtagaggtcattcacatcctttgttaagttcacacctaggtatttgatttttttttgaggctattgtaaatggaattgttttcatatattctttctcagtttgttcattattagtgtatagaaatgctaatgatttttctatgttgattttgtatcctgctaccttgctataactattgatggtgtctaggagcttttgagtagagtttttttgggtctttaaggtataggatcatgtcatctgcaaatagggatattttgacagtttctttacctatttgtattccttttattcctccttcttgcctaattgctctggctaggaattccagtactatgttgaacaggagtggagatagtgggcatccttgtctggttcctgattttagagggaatggtttcagtttttctccgttaagtataatgctggctgtaggtttgtcatataaagcttttataatgttgaggtactttccttctattcctagttttcttagagcttttgtcatgaaatggtgttggatcttatcagaggctttttcttcatctattgagatgatgaagtggtttttgtctttgcttctgttaatgtggtttattatgtttattgattttcatatgttgaaccacccctgcattcctgggatgaagcctacttggtcgtggtgaatgatctttttgatgtgttgttgaattcggtttgccattattttgttgaggatttttgcatcaatgttcattaaggagattggcctatagttctcctttttggaggtgtctttgcctggttttgggataagtgtaatactggcttcataaaatgtgttaggcagttttccttccctttctatttcttggagcagtttaaggagggttggtatcagttcttctttaaaggtctgatagaattcagcagggaatccatcaggtcctggacttttctttttggggagactctttattgctgctttaatttcattttgtgttatagatctattcaggtgattaatatcctcttggttcagttttggatgatcgtatgtatctagaaatctgtccatttctttaagattttcaaatttatttgaatatagattctctgatcttgtttactttttcaaagaaccaactttttgtttcattaattctttgtatggtttttttggtttctattttgttgatttcagctcttatttttgttatttctctccttctatttgttttggtatttgcttgttcttgattttctaggagtttgagatgtatcattaggttattgatttgggatcttccagtctttttaatatatgcactcatggctataaactttcctctcaggactgcctttgctatgtcccataggttccggtaggttgtgttttcattttcattgacttccaggaactttttaatttcctcttttatttcatcaatgacccattgttcattaaataatgagttattcagtttccagctgtttgcatgttttctgtctttacttttgtcATTGAGTtattgttttattgcattgtgatcagatagaatgcatggtataatttctattttcttatatttgctgagacttgctttgtgccctaggatatgatctattttggagaagcttCTATGGGCTGCcgaggagaatgtatattgtgtagaagttggatgaaatgttctgtagacatcaaattggtccatttgatctattgtatattttagatctaggacttctttattgattttttgtttggatgacctatctattgatgataatggggtgttaaagtctcccacaaccactgtgttggagttaatatatgcttttaggtcgtTCAgtgcatgtttgatgaaattgggtgcgttgacattgggtgcttataggttgataattgttatttccttttggtctatttccccttttattagtatggaatgtccttctttatctcgtttgatcaatgtaggtttgaagtctactttgtcagagataagtattgctactcctgcctgttttcgggggccattggcttggtaaatcttcttccagcctttcatcctaagcatatgcttatttctgtcagtgagatgagtctcctgtaagcaacaaattgttggatcatcttttttaatccattttgtcaaacggtgtcttttgatgggtgaattaagtccattaacattaagcgttagtactgataggtatgtggtgattcctgccatttagttgtcttagttgtttgaaggtttgattgtgtgtacctaacttgatgttactctctactgtcttgctttttcttttcctgtggtggtgctgcctgccttttcatggttaagttgggtgtcactttctgtgtgcagaatcccttgcagaatcttttgtaatggtggctttgtggtcacaggttattttagtttctgcttatcatggaagacttttattgctccatctattttgaatgatagctttgctgggtagagtatcctggggttgaagttattttcattcaatgcccggtagatctcaccccatgctcttcttgcttttaatgtttctgttgagaagtttgctgtggggaaactggtttccctgttttttctgtcttcccgtcattgtctttggtgttgttattgtccctgtactgtgtgcaattaagtattttctagcttgtaataataacaatggtgatatttagaatggaagggtgagaggaaatggaaagcaaataagttaaagaaaaagggaaaaacaaataaacaagtacaaaaaacaaaacaaacaaacaacaaaaaaaagtttcaaagatataaatagggagaaatagtgtactagtcaacagtaagctgaacaggcattagagagacagagagaggattgaaaataaaaataaataaataaataaataaaaccttccaagttcaaatgcaataaaatttcagtcctaataattttggtgttagtccctcagcatccaatcctggagatggtgtctcagaagtagttctgtcattgtctcatcaaaggggaaaaaaacaaaacaaaacaaaacaaaaaaccccacaaagtgtcccaagtttaaatgcaattcagtttcagtaagtttttcagcatgcaggtgtagtttggttgttttctcatcaaaattagggagagaggaaaaaaaaaagagtctggagacaggtctgtgaatggttatctgcggctgtggcttacctgcccactgctgtcagcctgctgttgctggaggcgttatttatgcagatctcagggatgagcttagcactcacctggccctgcaggctttgtttactcagagttctcctgtgtgggagccactgctacaagctttcccctttccaagcacactggggcaggtgacactgcacccgctttctctggcctgcgtgtttattttcatctcatttgggaagtgggtcttcccccctctcctgtggagttttcctcccactgccacttttacaggctttcccgctcctggttgctgggtgtgtgctgccactcctgccttctccagccggcttgttgtgagggatttcccctctccctccttcggcactcagggcaccctgccctctttgctacatgtcttttttgttgttattgcttattattcatttttttttcttttttccctgttgggggttggtctgtccagggggctatgctgatctggcccagggttgtctgtgggagtaccacatgctgcttagctcaccttgtgatctgcatcttcccaagccatctgggtgtgggtGTCTggtggcagtgtgggagccctcctggtttctccatttaatgtgaagtagaGATGCTATGcgcaagctggaggtgtggaggagtcaaagttttgcctcttctcggtggctttgcctgcaaggtgtgtctccagcatctctgcaagattttactttaggaagcatgctttctgcttcctccctctagtcgccatcttggaatcttctgaaatttttttctattattttttaaacccaCTGTGTTATTTAATGCTCTTTGTAATgctcaaaagatttttaaaggctAGGGTGGTTTATAGAGTATTGAAAAAGAACCTCTTCACTGGGTGGATATATGTTTACAAGATAATGATACTGTCATTGCCAAGCCTTCTTTTCCCTACAAAGTAATCTTTCACAGAACTTTTTCTTACAAGAGTTGCTAAAAGACTAGGGAGTGGGGCAATTTTTAGGGA
This window of the Castor canadensis chromosome 9, mCasCan1.hap1v2, whole genome shotgun sequence genome carries:
- the Pyurf gene encoding protein preY, mitochondrial, translated to MLSRACSRLASVLWRASASPAVVAGRCLHTAGSRPSADPGEKAEEPPRAFDPALLEFLVCPLSKKPLRYEASTNELINEELGIAYPIIDGIPNMIPQAARTTHENKKQEEVKQH